In the genome of Natator depressus isolate rNatDep1 chromosome 21, rNatDep2.hap1, whole genome shotgun sequence, one region contains:
- the BTG2 gene encoding protein BTG2 — translation MSQRWSGVSSSRADMVPEIAAAVGFVSSLLRTRGCVSEHQLQVFSGALQEALTEHYKHHWFPEKPFKGSGYRCIRINHKMDPIISKAACQIGLNLQQLYQLLPSELTLWVDPYEVSYRIGEDGSICVLYEAAAATPVSSYGMLTCKNQMMMGRTSPSKNYMMTVSS, via the exons ATGAGCCAGCGCTGGAGCGGGGTCAGCAGCAGCCGGGCGGACATGGTGCCCGAGATCGCCGCCGCCGTGGGCTTCGTGTCCAGCCTGCTCCGGACCCGGGGCTGCGTCAGCGAGCATCAGCTGCAGGTCTTCAGCGGGGCCCTGCAGGAGGCGCTCACAG AGCATTACAAACATCACTGGTTTCCTGAGAAACCCTTCAAAGGCTCTGGGTATCGCTGCATCCGAATCAATCATAAAATGGACCCCATTATCAGCAAAGCAGCTTGCCAGATCGGACTCAACCTCCAGCAGCTGTATCAGCTCCTGCCCAGTGAGCTCACGCTCTGGGTGGACCCGTACGAGGTGTCTTACCGGATCGGTGAAGATGGCTCCATCTGTGTTTTGTATGAAGCAGCGGCAGCAACACCTGTGAGCTCCTATGGGATGCTCACCTGTAAAAACCAGATGATGATGGGTCGCACGAGCCCTTCCAAAAACTACATGATGACTGTCTCCAGCTAA